A section of the Maylandia zebra isolate NMK-2024a linkage group LG8, Mzebra_GT3a, whole genome shotgun sequence genome encodes:
- the LOC112433697 gene encoding uncharacterized protein LOC112433697: MSASGDGPQNNQNGQQVNPRMLANGDQEPANGFLNRLYRALHEYCCYLDELIASVLAQYDNYLYGDDDDDDDDDDDDDDDDDDDDDNDDDDDDDNDNDDDDNDDDNDGGDGDGNDDDDDDDDVQNIHVRDNNANGDNDEQHGDAVVLIIFNVGGIENEEAFEGRMDVRQYIPEEDPQPGVSRKRSRERDEEDLGANKRMRWSDDDSEVFEDAHEELEHETGGSRKRSREDFEQEEEYLPVCKLQRCSIESTSSNED; this comes from the exons ATGAGTGCAAGTGGAGACGGACCACAAAATAACCAAAACG GCCAACAGGTTAACCCACGAATGTTGGCAAATGGAGATCAGGAACCTGCTAATGGCTTCCTGAACAGACTGTATCGCGCTCTCCATGAATATTGTTGCTATCTAGATGAGCTAATAGCTTCAGTACTGGCACAATATGACAATTACCTTTACGGGGACGATGACGATGACGACGATGACGATGACGACGATGAcgacgatgacgacgacgacgacgacaacgacgatgacgacgacgacgacaacGACAACGACGATGACGACAACGATGACGACAATGACGGCGGCGACGGCGACGGCAACGATGACGATGACGATGACGACGATGTTCAAAATATTCATGTGAGGGACAATAATGCCAATGGTGACAACGATGAACAGCACGGGGATGCTGTGGTATTGATCATTTTCAATGTTGGTGGCATTGAAAATGAGGAGGCATTTGAAGGCCGCATGGATGTTCGCCAGTACATCCCAGAAGAGGACCCTCAGCCAGGTGTTTCCAGGAAGAGGTCTAGAGAGAGGGATGAAGAAGATTTAGGAGCAAACAAAAGAATGAGATGGAGCGATGATGACTCTGAAGTATTTGAAGATGCGCACGAAGAGCTTGAACATGAAACTGGAGGCTCGAGGAAGCGTTCCCGAGAGGATTTTGAGCAAGAAGAGGAATACTTGCCTGTGTGCAAACTTCAGAGGTGTTCAATTGAGTCGACCAGCAGCAATGAAGACTAA
- the LOC143419995 gene encoding uncharacterized protein LOC143419995, which produces MSASGDGPQNNQNGQQVNPRMLANGDQEPANGFLNRLYRALHDYCCYLDELIASVLAQYDNYLYGDEDDDDDDDDDDDDDDDDNDNDNDDDDDDNNDNDDDDNDDANDGGDGDGNDDDDDDDNDNDDDNDDDDNDDADDGGDGDGNDDDDDVGGIENEEAFEGRMDVRQYIPEEDPQPGVSRKRA; this is translated from the exons ATGAGTGCAAGTGGAGACGGACCACAAAATAACCAAAACG GCCAACAGGTTAACCCACGAATGTTGGCAAATGGAGATCAGGAACCTGCTAATGGCTTCCTGAACCGTCTGTATCGCGCTCTCCATGATTATTGTTGCTATCTAGATGAGCTAATAGCTTCAGTACTGGCACAATATGACAATTACCTTTACGGGGACGAAGACGATGACGATGACGATGACGAcgacgatgacgacgacgacgacgacaacGACAACGAcaacgacgacgacgacgatgaCAACAACGACAACGACGATGACGACAACGATGACGCCAATGACGGCGGCGACGGCGACGGCAACGATGACGATGACGACGATGACAACGACAACGACGACGACAACGACGATGACGACAACGATGACGCCGATGACGGCGGCGACGGCGACGGCAACGATGACGATGACGATGTTGGTGGCATTGAAAATGAGGAGGCATTTGAAGGCCGCATGGATGTTCGCCAGTACATCCCAGAAGAGGACCCTCAGCCAGGTGTTTCCAGGAAGAG AGCTTGA
- the LOC112433691 gene encoding uncharacterized protein LOC112433691: protein MSASGDGPQNNQNGQQVNPRMLANGDQEPANGFLNRLYLALHDYCCYLDELIASVLAQYDNYLYGDDDDDDDDDDDDDDDDDNDNDDDDDDDDNNDNDDDDNDDANDGGDGDGNDDDDDDDNDNDDDNDDDDNDDADDGGDGDGNDDDDDVGGIENEEAFEGRMDVRQYIPEEDPQPGVSRKRSRERDEEDLGANKRMRWSDDDSEVFEDAHEELEHETGGSRKRSREDFEQEEEYLPVCKLQRCSIESTSSNED from the exons ATGAGTGCAAGTGGAGACGGACCACAAAATAACCAAAACG GCCAACAGGTTAACCCACGAATGTTGGCAAATGGAGATCAGGAACCTGCTAATGGCTTCCTGAACCGTCTGTATCTCGCTCTCCATGATTATTGTTGCTATCTAGATGAGCTAATAGCTTCAGTACTGGCACAATATGACAATTACCTTTACGGGGACGAcgacgatgacgacgacgacgacgatgacgacgacgacgacgacgacaacGACAAcgacgatgacgacgacgacgatgaCAACAACGACAACGACGATGACGACAACGATGACGCCAATGACGGCGGCGACGGCGACGGCAACGATGACGATGACGACGATGACAACGACAACGACGACGACAACGACGATGACGACAACGATGACGCCGATGACGGCGGCGACGGCGACGGCAACGATGACGACGACGATGTTGGTGGCATTGAAAATGAGGAGGCATTTGAAGGCCGCATGGATGTTCGCCAGTACATCCCAGAAGAGGACCCTCAGCCAGGTGTTTCCAGGAAGAGGTCTAGAGAGAGGGATGAAGAAGATTTAGGAGCAAACAAAAGAATGAGATGGAGCGATGATGACTCTGAAGTATTTGAAGATGCGCACGAAGAGCTTGAACACGAAACTGGAGGCTCGAGGAAGCGTTCCCGAGAGGATTTTGAGCAAGAAGAGGAATACTTGCCTGTGTGCAAACTTCAGAGGTGTTCAATTGAGTCGACCAGCAGCAATGAAGACTAA